The Leifsonia williamsii genome includes a region encoding these proteins:
- the dhaL gene encoding dihydroxyacetone kinase subunit DhaL, protein MTLDTDWVRAWMTAAAAAIGEHKQELNTLDREIGDGDHGENMDRGVRAAVTALDGLPEGSNPGAAFRSIAMTLISTVGGASGPLYGTAFLKAAEPAGAADEIDGATLVAMLRAARDGIVSRGKAEPGDKTMVDAWTPAVDAAAAAQEGGASPHDILVAAADAAEQGAVATEPLVARKGRASYLGERSAGHRDPGAQSTALLLRAAAEVTG, encoded by the coding sequence ATGACGCTGGACACGGACTGGGTGCGGGCCTGGATGACCGCCGCTGCGGCGGCCATCGGCGAGCACAAGCAGGAGCTGAACACCCTCGACCGGGAGATCGGCGACGGCGACCACGGCGAGAACATGGACCGCGGCGTGCGCGCGGCCGTCACCGCGCTCGACGGCCTCCCGGAGGGCTCGAACCCGGGAGCGGCCTTCCGCTCGATCGCCATGACGCTGATCTCGACGGTGGGCGGCGCCTCCGGCCCGCTCTACGGCACGGCCTTCCTCAAGGCGGCCGAGCCGGCGGGCGCGGCCGACGAGATCGACGGAGCGACGCTCGTGGCGATGCTCAGGGCGGCGCGCGACGGGATCGTGTCCCGCGGCAAGGCCGAGCCGGGCGACAAGACGATGGTCGACGCCTGGACACCCGCGGTCGACGCCGCGGCCGCCGCGCAGGAGGGCGGAGCGTCGCCGCACGACATCCTGGTGGCGGCCGCGGACGCGGCCGAGCAGGGCGCCGTCGCCACCGAGCCGCTGGTCGCCCGCAAGGGCCGCGCCAGCTACCTCGGCGAGCGGTCGGCCGGTCACCGCGACCCCGGGGCCCAGTCGACCGCACTGCTCCTGCGCGCCGCGGCGGAGGTCACGGGATGA
- the qcrC gene encoding cytochrome bc1 complex diheme cytochrome c subunit, giving the protein MRPRLSGKAPNGTAAKPVRKTGRRHPIATVALLVVGLGLTGGAYAAVTTTTASAETAPAAASQASVDEGKKLFQANCATCHGMEAQGTEVAPSLIGVGAASVDFQVGTGRMPMQMQGPQAQEKPVQFTDEQVSALADYVASLAPGPSIPEQKYLDGKGDAARGAELFRINCAMCHNVAGAGGALTEGKYAPALTGVSAQHIYEAMITGPQNMPVFNDLNINPQGKADIITYLKYIENTPSPGGFELGNLGPVAEGLFLWIFGLGAIVALTVWITAKSN; this is encoded by the coding sequence ATGCGTCCCCGACTCTCCGGTAAAGCACCGAACGGCACCGCGGCGAAGCCCGTCCGCAAGACAGGCCGTCGTCACCCCATCGCCACGGTCGCGCTGCTCGTCGTCGGCCTCGGCCTCACCGGTGGCGCCTACGCCGCCGTCACCACCACGACCGCGTCCGCCGAGACGGCCCCCGCCGCCGCGTCGCAGGCCAGTGTCGACGAGGGCAAGAAGCTGTTCCAGGCCAACTGCGCCACCTGCCACGGCATGGAGGCCCAGGGCACCGAGGTCGCGCCCAGCCTGATCGGCGTCGGTGCGGCCTCCGTCGACTTCCAGGTCGGCACCGGCCGCATGCCGATGCAGATGCAGGGCCCGCAGGCCCAGGAGAAGCCGGTCCAGTTCACCGACGAGCAGGTCTCGGCCCTGGCCGACTACGTCGCCTCGCTCGCCCCCGGGCCCTCCATCCCCGAGCAGAAGTACCTCGACGGCAAGGGCGACGCCGCCCGCGGCGCCGAGCTCTTCCGCATCAACTGCGCGATGTGCCACAACGTCGCCGGCGCGGGTGGAGCGCTCACCGAGGGCAAGTACGCCCCGGCCCTCACCGGTGTCAGCGCCCAGCACATCTACGAGGCCATGATCACGGGCCCGCAGAACATGCCGGTGTTCAACGACCTGAACATCAACCCGCAGGGCAAGGCCGACATCATCACGTACCTCAAGTACATCGAGAACACCCCGTCCCCGGGTGGCTTCGAGCTGGGGAACCTCGGCCCGGTGGCCGAGGGCCTGTTCCTCTGGATCTTCGGCCTGGGCGCCATCGTCGCCCTCACCGTGTGGATCACGGCGAAGTCCAACTAG
- the ctaE gene encoding aa3-type cytochrome oxidase subunit III produces MGYVTSTSISPAATAPAINRPNVVAVGTIVWLGSEVMFFAGLFAIYFTLKSTSPDLWAAETQHLNIPYSLTNTIILVASSFTCQFGVFAAERLQPRRTGWSPAKWGMVEWFTLSYILGAIFVSGQILEYATLVSEGISLSSNAYGSAFYLTTGFHGLHVTGGLIAFLLVIGRAFAVKTFGHKEATSAIVVSYYWHFVDVVWIGLFAVIYIIR; encoded by the coding sequence ATGGGTTACGTGACGAGCACCTCAATTTCTCCCGCTGCGACCGCGCCGGCCATCAACCGGCCCAACGTCGTCGCCGTCGGCACGATCGTCTGGCTCGGCTCCGAGGTGATGTTCTTCGCGGGTCTCTTCGCGATCTACTTCACGCTCAAGTCGACCTCTCCCGATCTGTGGGCGGCGGAGACCCAGCACCTGAACATCCCCTACTCGCTGACGAACACGATCATCCTGGTCGCCAGTTCGTTCACCTGCCAGTTCGGGGTGTTCGCGGCCGAGCGCCTGCAGCCGCGCCGCACGGGCTGGAGCCCGGCCAAGTGGGGGATGGTCGAGTGGTTCACGCTCTCGTACATCCTCGGCGCGATCTTCGTCTCCGGGCAGATCCTCGAGTACGCGACGCTGGTCTCCGAGGGCATCTCCCTCAGCTCCAACGCCTACGGTTCGGCGTTCTACCTGACCACCGGCTTCCACGGCCTGCACGTGACCGGCGGCCTCATCGCCTTCCTGCTCGTCATCGGCCGCGCGTTCGCGGTCAAGACCTTCGGCCACAAGGAGGCGACCAGCGCCATCGTCGTCTCCTACTACTGGCACTTCGTCGACGTCGTGTGGATCGGACTGTTCGCGGTCATCTACATCATCCGTTAG
- the dhaM gene encoding dihydroxyacetone kinase phosphoryl donor subunit DhaM yields the protein MTDRVGLVLVSHSEQLAAGAVALAGQMAPGVRLLAAGGTDDGGIGTSFTKVMAAVGEADTGAGVVVISDLGSALLTAETVLDMLPEDERARVRVVDVPFVEGGVAAAVAAETGADLAGVASAAEGARTAWAGEEAQSAPVSTPPAAEQTGGRYEREVLVRNPQGLHARPAADFVKLANTFPAKVTVNGKDAKSLLGVMSLGLIAGATAKIASDDPEGRAAVDALVALVETGFGEV from the coding sequence ATGACCGACAGGGTCGGCCTCGTCCTCGTCTCGCACAGCGAGCAGCTGGCCGCCGGCGCCGTCGCCCTCGCCGGGCAGATGGCGCCGGGCGTCCGGCTGCTCGCCGCGGGCGGGACGGACGACGGCGGCATCGGCACGAGCTTCACCAAGGTGATGGCGGCGGTCGGCGAGGCCGACACCGGCGCCGGCGTCGTCGTGATCAGCGACCTCGGCTCGGCGCTGCTCACCGCCGAGACCGTTCTCGACATGCTGCCGGAGGACGAGCGCGCCCGCGTGCGCGTGGTCGACGTCCCCTTCGTCGAGGGCGGCGTCGCGGCGGCGGTCGCGGCGGAGACCGGCGCCGACCTGGCCGGCGTCGCCTCGGCGGCCGAGGGGGCGCGGACGGCGTGGGCGGGGGAGGAGGCGCAGAGCGCGCCCGTCTCCACCCCTCCGGCCGCGGAGCAGACCGGCGGGCGGTACGAGCGCGAGGTGCTGGTGCGCAACCCGCAGGGGTTGCACGCGCGACCCGCGGCCGACTTCGTCAAGCTCGCCAACACGTTCCCGGCGAAGGTGACCGTCAACGGCAAGGACGCCAAGAGCCTCCTCGGCGTCATGTCGCTCGGCCTCATCGCGGGCGCGACGGCGAAGATCGCCTCGGACGACCCGGAGGGCCGCGCAGCCGTGGACGCTCTGGTCGCTCTGGTCGAGACCGGCTTCGGCGAGGTCTAG
- a CDS encoding DUF1345 domain-containing protein, protein MVTIRSYRRAASVTGGAVCEHPSVTDEVERGRGRSRLRMAVALGAGVLTGVVVGVADEWRYAVIAGWAGACIVYVLWVWLRVWRLDATETRLHATLEDPGRRVSDLLLLLASLASVVAVVYIVVDARHLSGGRQLVVALLAVVSVALSWLLVHTLYTLRYARMYYLKDGGIDFNQDEPPQYSDFAYLAFTLGMTFQVSDTDVSSSYIRRAILRHTLLSYLFGSVILATTVNLVAGL, encoded by the coding sequence GTGGTCACGATCCGATCGTACCGGCGCGCGGCGAGCGTCACCGGCGGCGCGGTGTGCGAGCATCCGAGTGTGACGGATGAGGTGGAGCGCGGGCGCGGCAGGTCGCGGCTGCGGATGGCGGTGGCGCTCGGCGCCGGCGTGCTGACCGGTGTCGTGGTCGGCGTGGCGGATGAGTGGCGCTACGCGGTGATCGCGGGCTGGGCGGGCGCGTGCATCGTGTACGTGCTGTGGGTGTGGTTGCGCGTCTGGCGGCTCGACGCGACGGAGACCCGGTTGCACGCGACGCTGGAGGACCCGGGGAGGCGCGTCAGCGACCTCCTGCTGCTCCTGGCCAGCCTCGCGAGCGTCGTCGCCGTCGTGTACATCGTGGTCGACGCCCGGCACCTGTCGGGCGGCCGCCAGCTCGTCGTGGCCCTGCTCGCGGTCGTGAGCGTCGCGCTGTCGTGGCTGCTCGTCCACACGCTCTACACGCTGCGGTACGCGCGGATGTACTACCTGAAGGACGGCGGCATCGACTTCAACCAGGACGAGCCGCCGCAGTACAGCGACTTCGCCTACCTGGCGTTCACGCTCGGGATGACGTTCCAGGTGTCGGACACGGACGTGAGCAGTTCGTACATCCGCCGGGCGATCCTCCGGCACACGCTGCTGTCGTACCTGTTCGGGTCGGTGATCCTCGCGACGACCGTGAACCTGGTGGCGGGGCTTTAG
- a CDS encoding dihydrofolate reductase, with the protein MSVALIWAQADDRVIGAGGVMPWHLPEDMRRFRALTSGSPVVMGRRTWESLPERFRPLPGRRNLVVTRQPGWSSPGAEVVHSVEEALAAEPADGTLWVIGGAELYRQTLPSADRIELTELDLAVPGDTRAPEPGPDWHPDPASSPEWLTAENGIRYRFTTLRRD; encoded by the coding sequence ATGAGCGTCGCTCTCATCTGGGCGCAGGCCGACGACCGGGTGATCGGCGCCGGCGGCGTCATGCCGTGGCACCTGCCGGAGGACATGCGCCGCTTCCGCGCCCTGACCTCCGGCTCCCCGGTGGTGATGGGCAGGCGCACGTGGGAGTCGCTCCCCGAGCGCTTCCGCCCGCTGCCCGGCCGCCGCAACCTCGTCGTGACCCGGCAGCCCGGCTGGAGCTCCCCCGGCGCCGAGGTCGTGCACTCCGTCGAGGAGGCTCTGGCCGCCGAGCCCGCCGACGGCACCCTCTGGGTGATCGGAGGCGCCGAGCTCTACCGCCAGACCCTCCCGTCCGCCGACCGCATCGAGCTGACCGAGCTCGACCTCGCCGTCCCCGGCGACACCCGCGCCCCCGAGCCGGGCCCGGACTGGCACCCCGACCCGGCGTCCTCCCCGGAGTGGCTCACCGCCGAGAACGGCATCCGTTACCGGTTCACGACGCTGCGCCGCGACTGA
- the trpD gene encoding anthranilate phosphoribosyltransferase, with the protein MAPSQSWSSVLTALLAGEDLSVADAAWAMDQVMTGEATEAQLAAFLVALRAKGETVDEIVGFRDAILDHAVPLPVDPMALDIVGTGGDRFGTVNVSTTASIIAAATGVPVIKHGNRAASSSSGSSDVLAALGIDLTLPPERVAEVLQRTGITFAFASAFHPGFANAGPVRSQLGVPTVFNYLGPLCNPARPEASAVGVATLDRIPLIVGVFQTRGATALVFRGDDGLDELSTTGHSHVWEVSRGLVTEHDIDPRDLGLPRARIEDLLGKDAAYNAAVVRAVLAGEEGPVRDIVLLNAAAGLVSYELASDPSRVQESILDRFRSHMAVAAQAIDSGAAAAKLDEWVAATH; encoded by the coding sequence ATGGCCCCATCCCAGTCCTGGTCCTCCGTGCTCACCGCCCTGCTCGCGGGCGAAGACCTCAGCGTCGCGGACGCCGCGTGGGCCATGGACCAGGTCATGACGGGGGAGGCGACGGAGGCCCAGCTGGCGGCGTTCCTGGTCGCTCTGCGGGCCAAGGGCGAGACGGTCGACGAGATCGTCGGCTTCCGCGACGCCATCCTCGACCACGCCGTCCCGCTGCCGGTGGACCCGATGGCGCTCGACATCGTCGGCACCGGCGGGGACCGGTTCGGCACGGTGAACGTGTCGACGACGGCCTCCATCATCGCCGCGGCCACCGGCGTGCCCGTGATCAAGCACGGCAATCGGGCGGCGAGCTCGTCGTCGGGGTCATCCGACGTGCTGGCCGCGCTCGGCATCGACCTGACGCTGCCGCCGGAGCGGGTGGCGGAGGTGCTGCAGCGCACCGGCATCACGTTCGCCTTCGCGAGCGCGTTCCACCCCGGGTTCGCGAACGCCGGGCCCGTGCGGTCGCAGCTCGGCGTCCCCACGGTCTTCAACTACCTCGGCCCGCTGTGCAACCCGGCGCGGCCGGAGGCGTCGGCGGTCGGCGTCGCGACGCTCGACCGCATCCCGCTCATCGTCGGCGTGTTCCAGACCCGCGGCGCCACCGCGCTGGTCTTCCGCGGCGACGACGGGCTCGACGAGCTGTCGACCACCGGTCACAGCCACGTCTGGGAGGTCTCGAGGGGCCTCGTCACCGAGCACGACATCGATCCGCGCGACCTGGGCCTGCCCCGGGCGCGGATCGAGGACCTGCTCGGCAAGGACGCCGCGTACAACGCGGCGGTCGTGCGTGCCGTGCTCGCGGGCGAAGAGGGTCCCGTGCGCGACATCGTCCTGCTCAACGCGGCGGCCGGGCTCGTGTCGTACGAGCTCGCGTCCGACCCGTCGAGGGTCCAGGAGTCCATCCTGGATCGGTTCCGTTCGCACATGGCGGTCGCCGCCCAGGCCATCGACTCCGGGGCTGCGGCCGCGAAGCTCGACGAGTGGGTGGCGGCGACGCACTGA
- a CDS encoding aminotransferase class I/II-fold pyridoxal phosphate-dependent enzyme → MTTAASPLADLDTPALLAARDAFSAAYDELKEARLTLDLTRGKPSAEQLDLSNDLLHLPDGEHRDASGLDLRNYGGAEGLPELREMFSDALRVPVSRLLALGNSSLTLMHDTIVQALLHGVPGGDAPWSSRPISFLAPVPGYDRHFTICERYGIRLIPVPTNDDGPDVEAVASLLAADDSIKGMWCVPVYSNPTGAVYSEEVVRALVSLPAAPDFRLFWDNAYAVHHLTDERAEPIDVLALAAEAGNPDRPLIFASTSKVTYPGAGVAFVGASEANIGWYKHNLSAQSIGPDKINQLRHVRLLEDASGLAEHMEKHRAILAPKFDAVDRVFRERLTPWGAGAWTAPKGGYFVSLDVLEGAAARAVQLAKEAGIAVTPAGATFPYGDDPRDANIRIAPTFPPLGELTTALEGLCTAILLAEAETLLAARS, encoded by the coding sequence GTGACCACCGCCGCCTCGCCCCTCGCCGACCTCGACACCCCGGCCCTCCTCGCCGCCCGCGACGCCTTCTCGGCCGCGTACGACGAGCTGAAGGAGGCCCGCCTCACCCTCGACCTGACCCGCGGCAAGCCGTCGGCCGAGCAGCTCGACCTCTCGAACGACCTGCTCCACCTGCCCGACGGCGAGCACCGCGACGCGTCCGGTCTCGACCTGCGCAACTACGGCGGCGCCGAGGGGCTGCCCGAGCTGCGCGAGATGTTCTCCGACGCGCTGCGCGTGCCCGTCTCGCGCCTCCTCGCGCTCGGCAACTCCAGCCTCACCCTGATGCACGACACCATCGTGCAGGCGCTGCTGCACGGCGTCCCCGGCGGCGACGCGCCCTGGTCCAGCCGCCCGATCAGCTTCCTCGCGCCGGTGCCCGGCTACGACCGGCACTTCACGATCTGCGAGCGCTACGGCATCCGGCTGATCCCGGTGCCGACCAACGACGACGGGCCCGACGTGGAGGCCGTGGCCTCGCTGCTCGCCGCCGACGACTCGATCAAGGGCATGTGGTGCGTGCCCGTCTACTCCAACCCGACCGGCGCCGTCTACAGCGAGGAGGTCGTGCGCGCCCTCGTCTCGCTGCCCGCCGCCCCCGACTTCCGCCTGTTCTGGGACAACGCCTACGCCGTCCACCACCTCACCGACGAGCGGGCGGAGCCCATCGACGTGCTCGCGCTGGCCGCCGAGGCCGGCAACCCGGACCGCCCGCTGATCTTCGCCTCCACCTCGAAGGTCACCTACCCGGGCGCCGGCGTGGCGTTCGTCGGGGCGTCGGAGGCGAACATCGGCTGGTACAAGCACAACCTGTCGGCCCAGAGCATCGGCCCGGACAAGATCAACCAACTGCGCCACGTGCGGCTGCTCGAAGACGCCTCGGGTCTCGCGGAGCACATGGAGAAGCACCGCGCCATCCTCGCCCCCAAGTTCGACGCCGTCGACCGCGTGTTCCGCGAGCGGCTCACGCCGTGGGGTGCCGGCGCATGGACGGCGCCGAAGGGCGGCTACTTCGTCAGCCTCGACGTGCTGGAGGGCGCCGCGGCCCGCGCGGTCCAGCTCGCCAAGGAGGCCGGCATCGCGGTGACCCCGGCCGGCGCGACGTTCCCGTACGGCGACGACCCGCGCGACGCCAACATCCGCATCGCCCCGACCTTCCCGCCGCTCGGCGAGCTGACGACGGCACTGGAGGGGCTGTGCACGGCGATCCTGCTCGCGGAGGCGGAGACGCTGCTCGCCGCCCGGAGCTGA
- a CDS encoding GNAT family N-acetyltransferase — MQESPHEWTVRASVEADWRAYRDLRLEMLADTPMAFLETVDDARRHSEEHWRRRAANASPTGRLFAAVAPDGSWLGSMGGFQAVGAPDPHLVGVYVTPEFRGRATGLTDALLDAVIDWARGRGERLLLDVHEDNAPAIRYYERRGFAFTGRTQPYPLDRSANEREMALPLG; from the coding sequence ATGCAGGAGTCGCCGCACGAGTGGACCGTCCGCGCCAGCGTGGAGGCCGACTGGCGCGCCTACCGCGACCTGCGGCTCGAGATGCTGGCCGACACGCCGATGGCGTTCCTCGAGACCGTCGACGACGCCCGGCGTCACTCCGAGGAGCACTGGCGCCGCCGCGCCGCGAACGCCTCCCCGACCGGGCGGCTGTTCGCCGCGGTCGCGCCGGACGGCAGCTGGCTGGGCAGCATGGGCGGGTTCCAGGCGGTCGGCGCGCCGGATCCGCACCTCGTCGGCGTCTACGTCACGCCCGAGTTCCGTGGCCGCGCAACAGGGCTCACCGACGCACTGCTCGACGCGGTGATCGACTGGGCGCGCGGGCGCGGCGAACGCCTGCTCCTCGACGTGCACGAGGACAACGCGCCCGCCATCCGCTACTACGAGCGGCGCGGCTTCGCCTTCACCGGCCGGACGCAGCCGTACCCGCTCGACCGCAGCGCGAACGAGCGGGAGATGGCGCTGCCGCTCGGCTGA
- the qcrA gene encoding cytochrome bc1 complex Rieske iron-sulfur subunit, with protein MAQDENGGHELTPAGSSAVEVHRSGDVGTAVVIRDAVENPGFPPHRPRVTDLDPKKERRAERTVYTLFYLSIVGSVWAVAAYLAFPINESDMGSVRLNNLFIGIGGALALLAIGIGAVHWGKALMHEKEGVDLRHPVRGTEQTTERAAEIFRQADEESGFSRRTLVRNSLIGALIAFPLPAVVLFRGLAPQGEDPAELLANTMWKKGIRLTRDPSGTPIKASDVTLGSAFHVIPEGLNESENMLEEKAKAAVLLMRLKPEDLHVSKGRENWNYDGIVAYSKICTHVGCPVALYEQQTHHLLCPCHQSQFDITHEAQVIFGPAKRPLPQLPITVDADGYLVARSDFTEPVGPSFWERH; from the coding sequence ATGGCACAGGACGAGAACGGCGGTCACGAGCTGACGCCTGCTGGATCGTCAGCCGTCGAGGTGCACCGGTCCGGTGATGTCGGGACCGCGGTCGTCATCCGTGACGCCGTCGAGAACCCCGGCTTCCCGCCGCACCGCCCGCGGGTCACCGACCTCGACCCCAAGAAGGAGCGCCGCGCCGAGCGCACGGTCTACACGCTGTTCTACCTGTCGATCGTCGGCAGCGTCTGGGCCGTCGCGGCCTACCTGGCGTTCCCGATCAACGAGAGCGACATGGGCTCGGTCCGGCTGAACAACCTGTTCATCGGCATCGGCGGCGCGCTCGCCCTCCTCGCCATCGGCATCGGCGCCGTGCACTGGGGCAAGGCCCTCATGCACGAGAAGGAGGGCGTCGACCTCCGTCACCCCGTCCGCGGGACCGAGCAGACCACCGAGCGCGCGGCGGAGATCTTCCGCCAGGCCGACGAGGAGTCCGGCTTCAGCCGTCGCACGCTCGTGCGCAACAGCCTCATCGGCGCGCTGATCGCGTTCCCACTGCCCGCCGTCGTCCTGTTCCGCGGCCTCGCACCGCAGGGCGAGGATCCGGCCGAGCTGCTGGCGAACACCATGTGGAAGAAGGGCATCCGCCTCACCCGCGACCCCTCCGGCACCCCCATCAAGGCGTCGGACGTCACGCTCGGCTCCGCCTTCCACGTGATCCCCGAAGGGCTCAACGAGTCCGAGAACATGCTGGAGGAGAAGGCCAAGGCGGCCGTGCTCCTCATGCGCCTCAAGCCCGAGGACCTGCACGTCTCCAAGGGCCGCGAGAACTGGAACTACGACGGCATCGTCGCGTACTCCAAGATCTGCACGCACGTCGGCTGCCCGGTGGCGCTGTACGAGCAGCAGACCCACCACCTGCTCTGCCCGTGCCACCAGTCGCAGTTCGACATCACGCACGAGGCGCAGGTCATCTTCGGACCGGCGAAGCGACCCCTGCCGCAGCTGCCGATCACCGTTGACGCCGACGGTTACCTGGTCGCCCGCAGCGACTTCACCGAGCCCGTCGGCCCGAGCTTCTGGGAGCGTCATTGA
- the dhaK gene encoding dihydroxyacetone kinase subunit DhaK: MKKLINDVPDVVTESLAGFGRAHADIVRVSQDPKFVARADGPVSGKVGLVSGGGSGHEPLHAGFVGRGMLDAAVPGEVFTSPTPIPIVEATKAADGGAGVLHIVKNYTGDVLNFETAADLVGAEGIQVRSVVTNDDVAVQDSLYTAGRRGVAGTVLVEKIAGAAAERGDDLDAVTAVAERVNANVRSIGLALTDGTVPHAGQPGFVLPEDEIEFGVGIHGEPGRERIKLEPADRLVDRMMEAVLGDLPFASGDQVLLFVNGMGGTPLSELYILFRRAAEILDERGITLSRSLVGSYVTSLEMQGASISVLKLDDELTALWDAPVHTAALRWGL; this comes from the coding sequence ATGAAGAAGCTCATCAACGACGTGCCCGACGTCGTGACCGAGTCCCTCGCGGGGTTCGGCCGTGCTCACGCCGACATCGTGAGGGTGTCGCAGGATCCGAAATTCGTGGCGCGGGCCGACGGCCCGGTCAGCGGCAAGGTCGGCCTGGTCAGCGGCGGCGGCAGCGGCCATGAGCCCCTCCATGCCGGCTTCGTCGGCAGGGGCATGCTGGACGCGGCCGTCCCGGGCGAGGTGTTCACCTCGCCGACCCCGATACCGATCGTGGAGGCGACCAAGGCCGCCGACGGCGGTGCAGGCGTGCTCCACATCGTCAAGAACTACACCGGCGACGTCCTCAACTTCGAGACGGCCGCCGACCTGGTCGGGGCGGAGGGCATCCAGGTGCGCTCGGTCGTCACGAACGACGACGTGGCCGTGCAGGACTCGCTCTACACCGCGGGCCGGCGCGGCGTCGCCGGCACGGTGCTGGTCGAGAAGATCGCGGGCGCCGCCGCCGAGCGCGGAGACGACCTGGACGCCGTCACGGCGGTCGCCGAGCGCGTCAACGCGAACGTGCGCTCGATCGGTCTCGCGCTCACCGACGGCACGGTGCCGCACGCCGGCCAGCCGGGCTTCGTCCTCCCCGAGGACGAGATCGAGTTCGGCGTCGGCATCCACGGCGAGCCGGGGCGCGAGCGGATCAAGCTCGAGCCGGCGGACCGGCTGGTGGACCGGATGATGGAGGCGGTCCTCGGCGACCTGCCGTTCGCGTCCGGCGACCAGGTGCTCCTCTTCGTCAACGGGATGGGGGGAACCCCGCTGTCGGAGCTGTACATCCTGTTCCGCCGTGCCGCCGAGATCCTCGACGAACGCGGCATCACGCTGTCGCGGTCGCTGGTCGGCAGCTACGTCACCTCGCTGGAGATGCAGGGCGCCTCCATCTCGGTGCTGAAGCTGGACGACGAGCTGACCGCCCTGTGGGACGCGCCGGTGCACACCGCCGCGCTCCGCTGGGGACTCTGA